The Candidatus Scalindua japonica genome contains a region encoding:
- a CDS encoding B12-binding domain-containing radical SAM protein: MAYRLTRGQGIFTLQEHAHSYPLHILAQNIDNPSVVLEWPSLDGLINELKSGNYDYVCITFMTRDLNKLREMSELIREYSPESKIVIGGYGVVCMVDEVEKEFEDTYDYICREEGILYMRNLLKEKTDAPVCCRLPQGGSTIPWLSARSRGNIGALLAGLGCTNRCPFCITSFYTKGNYVPVMNVDQLYKGMVKYWETNPFTISVNIYGENFLDYKEDVKKLGRLIRDDNKFGLKRLNYFTFGTVNAISKFDPEELLLNGLDTVWIGVESLYANLEKLNGYDVKKVFQGMNEIGIKTIGSWMCGLETQDQNNIANDEDYLISLNPSFQQISILTDETSMPWVNKNNQNSGRSYPWENFHLYGKTFEPKNFSYEQLLDRIENVYDKMYKVNGPSIMRMLKTNMNGYKFCKKSKHTLLKNDKASFFRQRVNAYSSLLKACMEFAPSERVKNLLAELESEIVEHFGPFTIRQKEFNELILRKAVREQKVRENDEHSIKADDFRRYVYPSGSKNRFRKKPYTVAYPDLKLTAPSLV; encoded by the coding sequence ATGGCATATCGACTCACACGTGGCCAGGGTATTTTTACCCTTCAGGAACATGCCCACTCTTATCCATTACATATTCTTGCACAGAACATAGACAACCCTTCGGTTGTTCTTGAATGGCCTAGTTTGGATGGGTTAATAAATGAGTTGAAAAGTGGGAACTATGATTATGTTTGTATTACTTTCATGACCAGGGATTTAAACAAACTTCGTGAGATGTCTGAGCTTATCAGGGAATATTCTCCAGAATCAAAAATAGTTATAGGTGGTTATGGTGTTGTCTGTATGGTTGACGAAGTGGAAAAAGAGTTTGAAGATACTTATGATTATATTTGCCGTGAAGAAGGTATCTTGTATATGCGTAACTTGTTAAAAGAAAAAACAGATGCACCTGTCTGTTGCCGTTTACCGCAGGGAGGCAGCACTATTCCCTGGCTTTCCGCTCGTTCACGAGGAAATATAGGAGCCTTGCTTGCCGGTTTAGGTTGTACAAATCGTTGCCCTTTCTGTATTACAAGCTTTTATACAAAAGGCAACTATGTCCCGGTAATGAATGTTGATCAACTTTACAAGGGTATGGTTAAGTATTGGGAAACAAATCCATTTACGATCTCTGTAAATATATATGGCGAGAATTTTCTGGATTATAAGGAAGACGTTAAAAAGTTGGGACGACTGATTAGGGATGATAATAAATTTGGTCTCAAGAGGCTCAATTATTTTACTTTTGGTACTGTCAACGCCATCAGCAAATTTGACCCTGAAGAGTTACTATTAAATGGTTTGGATACGGTATGGATTGGTGTAGAATCACTCTATGCTAACCTGGAAAAGCTTAATGGATACGATGTGAAAAAAGTGTTTCAAGGCATGAACGAGATTGGAATCAAGACTATTGGCTCATGGATGTGTGGCCTTGAAACTCAAGATCAAAATAACATAGCAAATGATGAAGATTATCTCATCTCGCTTAATCCATCATTTCAACAAATATCTATCTTGACAGACGAGACAAGTATGCCCTGGGTAAACAAAAACAATCAAAACAGTGGAAGATCGTATCCCTGGGAAAACTTCCATTTATATGGCAAAACATTTGAACCAAAAAATTTTTCTTATGAACAGTTACTGGATAGGATTGAAAACGTTTATGACAAGATGTATAAAGTGAATGGGCCCTCAATAATGCGTATGTTGAAAACTAACATGAACGGTTACAAATTCTGTAAAAAATCCAAACATACACTTTTGAAAAATGACAAAGCTAGTTTTTTTCGACAGAGGGTTAACGCCTATTCGTCACTATTAAAGGCATGTATGGAATTTGCGCCAAGTGAGCGTGTAAAGAATTTGTTAGCAGAATTGGAGTCTGAAATTGTTGAACACTTTGGGCCTTTTACCATTAGGCAAAAAGAGTTTAATGAGCTTATATTACGAAAAGCAGTACGAGAACAGAAGGTGAGAGAAAACGATGAACATTCAATTAAAGCAGATGATTTTCGCCGTTATGTTTATCCCTCAGGATCAAAAAACCGTTTTAGGAAAAAGCCTTATACGGTTGCCTATCCTGATCTTAAATTAACCGCTCCATCTCTCGTTTAG
- a CDS encoding acyl carrier protein: MDKSEICDKIYRVLREVNPNLEQSKISEEASFFDYDIDSLKLIELGLRIESEFDQELNLDDWVDWESQKENSAFSISSFIEYVQNTVDREK, encoded by the coding sequence TTGGACAAGTCTGAAATATGCGATAAAATTTACAGGGTATTACGAGAAGTTAATCCAAATCTGGAGCAGTCGAAGATTTCGGAAGAAGCATCTTTTTTTGACTATGACATTGACTCGCTTAAACTTATAGAGCTAGGCCTGCGAATTGAGTCAGAATTCGATCAAGAGTTAAACCTTGACGACTGGGTAGACTGGGAATCACAAAAGGAAAACAGTGCTTTTTCTATTTCTTCTTTCATTGAGTATGTTCAGAATACCGTTGATAGAGAAAAGTAG